Proteins co-encoded in one Flavobacterium fluviale genomic window:
- the rpsU gene encoding 30S ribosomal protein S21: protein MLIIPIKDGENIDRALKRYKRKFDKTGTVRQLRARTAFIKPSVVKRAQIQKAAYIQGLKDSLES, encoded by the coding sequence ATGTTAATTATACCAATTAAAGACGGAGAAAATATCGATAGAGCATTAAAGCGCTATAAAAGAAAATTTGATAAAACAGGAACTGTTCGTCAATTAAGAGCGCGTACTGCTTTTATTAAGCCATCTGTTGTGAAAAGAGCTCAAATTCAAAAAGCTGCTTACATTCAAGGTTTGAAAGATAGTTTAGAAAGTTAA
- the secE gene encoding preprotein translocase subunit SecE, whose product MTKVTNYLSEAFEELKSNVTWPAWAEVQKLTIVVAVFSILFALATWGVDEFFAKALAGFFNWLKG is encoded by the coding sequence ATGACAAAAGTTACTAATTATTTATCAGAGGCTTTCGAAGAGTTAAAGTCAAATGTTACTTGGCCAGCTTGGGCTGAAGTTCAAAAATTGACAATTGTTGTGGCTGTATTTTCTATCTTATTCGCTTTGGCGACATGGGGAGTAGATGAATTTTTTGCAAAAGCTTTGGCTGGATTTTTTAACTGGTTAAAAGGATAA
- the nusG gene encoding transcription termination/antitermination protein NusG yields MADNNVKKWYVVRAVSGQENKVKAYIETEIARLGMGDYVSQVLVPTEKVVTVKEGKKMSKDKVYFPGYVMIEANLVGEIPHIIKSITSVIGFLGETKGGEPVPLRLSEVNRMLGKVDELAVNTDTRSIPFSVGETVKVIDGPFNGFNGSVEKINEEKRKLEVMVKIFGRKTPLELSFMQVEKV; encoded by the coding sequence ATGGCAGATAATAATGTGAAAAAATGGTATGTGGTTAGAGCTGTAAGCGGACAAGAAAATAAAGTCAAAGCTTATATCGAAACTGAAATTGCCAGATTAGGTATGGGTGATTATGTTTCCCAGGTTTTAGTGCCTACAGAAAAAGTAGTTACTGTAAAAGAGGGAAAGAAAATGTCCAAGGATAAAGTTTATTTTCCTGGATATGTTATGATCGAAGCCAACTTGGTTGGTGAGATACCTCATATTATTAAGTCAATTACTAGTGTTATTGGTTTTTTAGGAGAAACGAAGGGTGGGGAACCTGTTCCTTTGAGGCTTTCTGAGGTTAACCGTATGTTAGGTAAGGTAGATGAATTGGCGGTAAATACGGATACAAGATCAATACCATTTAGTGTTGGTGAGACTGTTAAGGTTATTGATGGTCCTTTTAACGGATTTAATGGTTCTGTTGAAAAAATCAATGAAGAGAAGCGTAAACTTGAGGTTATGGTAAAGATTTTCGGAAGAAAAACTCCATTGGAATTAAGCTTTATGCAAGTAGAAAAAGTATAA
- a CDS encoding APC family permease produces MSIWRVKPISAFEADIKKSNLKRVLGKWSLTAIGVGAIIGGGIFVLTGTGAYYHAGPALAVSFIIAGIACVFAALCYSEFASILPVEGSAYAYAYGTIGEIFAWIIGWGLILEYAMGSMTVAVSWSGYFNKLLKMFHIKLPDWLTTDPASYTGEGFSMNLPAFLIVILVISLLIKGTKSAAKANNAIVILKVSAVIFVIIAGLFFINTANWHPFIPEATQIVEKETTHNAYGIGGIVSGAAAIFFAYVGFDAVSTQAGEAINPKKDVPFAIIASLLICTTLYILVSLVLTGMMNYQDFNPLGKYPEAIKAPVAYAFDIAGQGWAGFIITVAATIGLVSVLMVMIMGQSRIFLGMSKDGLIPAVFSRVNPLSGTPKTNLMILGGIIATVAAFTPINKLADMTSFGTLFAFTMVCIAVWILRVKQPELNRTFKVPALPVIAVLGISINTYLIINLSLDAQLLSLGWLAIGILVYFGYSKKRSKLNNEIEE; encoded by the coding sequence ATGTCAATTTGGAGAGTTAAACCAATATCTGCCTTTGAGGCCGATATAAAAAAGAGTAATTTAAAGAGAGTTCTTGGAAAATGGAGTCTTACTGCGATTGGAGTTGGTGCCATTATCGGTGGAGGTATTTTTGTACTTACTGGTACTGGAGCTTATTATCATGCAGGTCCTGCTTTAGCTGTTTCGTTTATCATTGCGGGTATTGCCTGCGTTTTTGCGGCTCTTTGCTATTCTGAATTTGCATCGATATTACCTGTTGAAGGATCGGCTTACGCTTATGCTTATGGTACAATCGGAGAAATTTTTGCCTGGATAATTGGATGGGGGCTTATTCTAGAATATGCAATGGGATCCATGACAGTTGCCGTTTCCTGGTCAGGGTACTTTAATAAATTACTCAAAATGTTTCACATAAAACTTCCTGACTGGCTTACAACCGATCCTGCAAGTTATACAGGAGAAGGTTTTTCAATGAACCTGCCTGCTTTCTTGATCGTTATTTTAGTTATTTCATTACTTATTAAAGGAACAAAAAGTGCTGCGAAAGCGAATAACGCGATTGTTATTCTTAAAGTTTCTGCCGTAATCTTTGTAATTATCGCTGGTCTTTTCTTTATTAATACAGCTAACTGGCATCCATTTATTCCTGAAGCTACTCAAATTGTTGAGAAAGAAACTACACACAACGCCTATGGAATTGGAGGAATTGTTTCTGGAGCTGCTGCGATTTTCTTTGCTTATGTTGGTTTTGATGCTGTCTCTACACAAGCAGGTGAAGCTATTAATCCTAAAAAAGATGTTCCGTTTGCAATCATTGCTTCTTTATTAATCTGTACAACTTTATATATTCTTGTTTCTTTAGTTTTAACAGGAATGATGAATTACCAAGATTTTAACCCACTAGGAAAATATCCAGAAGCTATTAAAGCTCCAGTTGCTTACGCTTTTGATATTGCGGGACAAGGATGGGCTGGTTTTATCATTACAGTTGCTGCTACAATCGGTTTAGTTTCTGTATTGATGGTAATGATTATGGGACAATCTAGAATTTTCCTTGGAATGTCTAAAGATGGTTTAATTCCAGCTGTTTTTTCTAGAGTAAATCCTCTTTCTGGAACACCAAAAACCAATTTAATGATTCTAGGTGGTATTATTGCAACTGTTGCTGCATTTACACCGATTAATAAATTAGCAGATATGACAAGTTTTGGTACTTTGTTTGCCTTTACAATGGTTTGTATCGCTGTTTGGATCTTGAGAGTTAAACAACCTGAATTGAATAGAACATTTAAAGTTCCTGCTTTACCAGTTATTGCGGTTTTAGGAATTTCTATTAATACTTACCTAATTATTAATCTAAGCTTAGATGCTCAACTATTATCGTTAGGATGGCTTGCTATTGGTATTCTAGTTTATTTTGGATACAGTAAGAAACGATCTAAACTTAACAACGAAATTGAAGAATAA
- the rplA gene encoding 50S ribosomal protein L1 has translation MAKLTKKQKEAASKIEKNKLYSLKDAAALIKVVASAKFDESVDIAVRLGVDPRKANQMVRGVVTLPHGTGKDVKVLALVTPDKEAEAKEAGADYVGLDDYLQKIKDGWTDVDVIITMPAVMGKLGPLGRILGPRGLMPNPKTGTVTMDVAKAVQEVKAGKIDFKVDKTGIVHAGIGKVSFGAEQIVDNAHEIIQTLIKLKPTAAKGTYIKGIHLTSTMSPAIALDPKAV, from the coding sequence ATGGCAAAATTAACAAAAAAGCAAAAAGAGGCTGCTTCAAAAATTGAAAAGAACAAATTATACTCTCTTAAAGATGCTGCTGCATTAATAAAAGTAGTTGCTTCTGCAAAATTTGATGAGTCTGTTGATATCGCAGTTCGTTTGGGTGTAGATCCAAGAAAAGCGAATCAAATGGTTAGAGGTGTGGTTACATTACCTCACGGAACAGGTAAAGACGTTAAAGTATTAGCATTGGTTACTCCAGATAAAGAAGCGGAAGCTAAAGAAGCTGGGGCTGATTATGTAGGTCTTGACGATTATTTACAAAAAATTAAAGACGGTTGGACAGATGTTGATGTGATCATTACTATGCCTGCTGTTATGGGTAAATTAGGTCCGTTAGGTCGTATTTTAGGACCTAGAGGTTTAATGCCAAACCCTAAAACAGGTACAGTAACTATGGATGTTGCTAAAGCTGTTCAAGAGGTTAAAGCTGGTAAAATTGACTTTAAAGTTGACAAAACTGGTATCGTTCACGCAGGAATTGGTAAAGTTTCTTTTGGAGCTGAGCAAATTGTTGACAACGCACACGAAATTATTCAAACATTAATAAAACTTAAACCAACTGCTGCTAAAGGTACATACATTAAAGGTATTCACCTTACAAGCACTATGAGTCCAGCTATTGCATTGGATCCTAAAGCAGTATAA
- the rplK gene encoding 50S ribosomal protein L11, translated as MAKEISKVVKLQVKGGAANPSPPVGPALGAAGVNIMEFCKQFNARTQDKPGKICPVQITVYKDKSFDFVVKTPPAAVQLMEAAKLKSGSGEPNRKKVASVTWEQIRTIAEDKMPDLNAFTVEAAMSMVAGTARSMGITVSGDAPF; from the coding sequence ATGGCTAAAGAAATTAGTAAGGTAGTTAAACTACAAGTTAAGGGAGGTGCTGCGAACCCGTCGCCACCGGTTGGACCTGCTTTAGGAGCTGCTGGGGTTAATATCATGGAGTTTTGTAAGCAGTTTAATGCTAGAACTCAAGATAAACCTGGCAAAATTTGTCCAGTGCAAATCACTGTGTACAAAGACAAATCATTTGATTTTGTTGTTAAGACTCCTCCAGCGGCGGTTCAGTTAATGGAAGCTGCAAAGCTAAAATCTGGTTCTGGTGAGCCTAATCGTAAAAAAGTAGCTAGCGTTACTTGGGAACAAATTAGAACTATTGCTGAAGACAAAATGCCGGACTTAAACGCTTTCACTGTGGAAGCTGCAATGAGTATGGTTGCTGGAACAGCTAGATCTATGGGTATAACTGTATCAGGAGACGCTCCTTTTTAA
- the hpf gene encoding ribosome hibernation-promoting factor, HPF/YfiA family, with translation MKVDVHAVNFTVDRKLVDFIQERMDKLEKYYDRVVSSDVFLKVERTSDKENKVVEIKINVPGDDFLVKKQCKTFEEAVELSAESLERLLVKRKEKIRAHI, from the coding sequence ATGAAGGTAGATGTTCATGCAGTTAACTTTACTGTCGACAGAAAATTGGTCGATTTTATTCAGGAAAGAATGGATAAGTTAGAAAAATACTACGATCGAGTGGTTTCTTCAGATGTTTTTTTAAAAGTTGAAAGAACAAGTGATAAAGAAAACAAGGTGGTAGAGATAAAGATTAATGTTCCTGGTGATGATTTTTTGGTAAAAAAACAGTGTAAAACATTTGAGGAGGCGGTCGAGCTTTCTGCAGAATCTTTAGAACGTTTGCTTGTGAAAAGGAAAGAAAAAATAAGAGCACATATTTAA
- a CDS encoding helix-hairpin-helix domain-containing protein, translating into MNFIHFKHIFHFTKYQRTGLVILFCIMILLQSIYFFSDFNISENQSLAKNGWLALQSEIDNEKSVQKNNKPVSYLFNPNFISDYKGYKLGMSVEEIDRLIAFRKENKYVNSAEEFQKVTGISDSLLNKISPLFKFPDWVQNKTHFKTEKIEYAQKSFSKKVEKFEILDINHATQEDLIKIYGIGEGLSSRILKQKEVLGCFVSMDQMNEIWGLSPEVISELNKHFKVIIPSTLKKIDINNASLKELSQFPYFKYALAKQIVTYRSMNGDFANIEDLAKIKDFPVEKAKIISLYLEY; encoded by the coding sequence ATGAATTTTATACATTTTAAGCATATTTTTCATTTTACAAAATACCAGCGAACTGGTTTGGTAATTCTTTTTTGTATTATGATATTATTGCAGTCGATTTACTTCTTTTCTGATTTTAATATCTCTGAAAATCAAAGCTTAGCAAAAAACGGGTGGCTAGCTCTACAGTCAGAAATTGATAATGAAAAATCGGTTCAGAAAAACAACAAACCAGTTAGTTATCTATTTAATCCAAATTTTATTTCCGACTATAAAGGTTATAAACTTGGTATGTCGGTCGAAGAAATTGATCGTTTAATTGCATTTCGAAAAGAAAATAAATACGTGAATTCAGCAGAAGAATTTCAAAAAGTTACCGGAATTTCAGATTCATTATTAAATAAAATTTCTCCTTTATTTAAGTTTCCAGATTGGGTTCAGAATAAAACACATTTCAAAACAGAAAAAATAGAATATGCTCAAAAGAGCTTTTCAAAGAAAGTGGAAAAATTTGAGATACTAGATATTAATCATGCAACCCAAGAAGATTTAATAAAAATTTATGGAATAGGAGAAGGCCTGTCGTCTAGAATATTAAAACAGAAAGAAGTCTTGGGATGTTTTGTGTCAATGGATCAAATGAACGAAATTTGGGGGCTTTCTCCAGAAGTTATAAGTGAATTAAATAAGCATTTTAAAGTCATAATTCCCTCGACGTTAAAAAAAATAGATATAAATAATGCGTCTTTAAAGGAATTATCTCAGTTTCCATATTTCAAATATGCACTCGCAAAACAGATCGTTACCTATCGAAGTATGAATGGAGATTTTGCTAATATTGAGGATTTAGCAAAAATTAAAGATTTTCCTGTTGAAAAAGCAAAAATAATTAGTTTATATTTGGAGTACTAA
- a CDS encoding PspC family transcriptional regulator: protein MSAILKLKFFFEKYGFHVSSRLADKLGMRVTSVRLFFIYISFVTAGLGFGVYLTLAFWIRLKDLIRSKRTSVFDL from the coding sequence ATGTCAGCAATTTTAAAACTTAAATTCTTTTTCGAAAAATACGGTTTTCATGTTTCGTCAAGATTGGCAGATAAACTAGGAATGCGTGTTACAAGCGTAAGGCTGTTTTTTATCTATATATCTTTTGTTACTGCAGGATTAGGATTTGGAGTCTACCTAACGCTGGCTTTTTGGATCAGGTTAAAAGATTTAATTCGCTCAAAAAGAACATCAGTATTTGATTTATAA
- the rplL gene encoding 50S ribosomal protein L7/L12 encodes MADLKQFAEQLVNLTVKEVNELATILKDEYGIEPAAAAVVVAAGGGEGAAEEAQTEFTVVLKEAGASKLAVVKLVKELTGLGLKEAKDVVDGAPSNVKEGVSKEEAEGLKKALEEAGAVVELK; translated from the coding sequence ATGGCAGATTTGAAACAATTCGCAGAACAATTAGTTAACTTAACAGTTAAAGAAGTTAACGAATTAGCAACAATATTAAAAGACGAGTATGGTATCGAGCCTGCTGCTGCAGCTGTAGTAGTTGCTGCTGGTGGTGGAGAAGGTGCTGCTGAAGAAGCACAAACTGAATTTACAGTTGTATTAAAAGAAGCTGGAGCTTCTAAATTAGCAGTTGTAAAATTAGTTAAAGAACTTACAGGTTTAGGTCTTAAAGAAGCTAAAGATGTAGTTGATGGTGCTCCAAGTAACGTTAAAGAAGGTGTTTCTAAAGAAGAGGCTGAAGGTCTTAAAAAAGCATTAGAAGAAGCTGGAGCTGTTGTTGAGTTAAAATAA
- the tuf gene encoding elongation factor Tu — protein sequence MAKENFNRSKPHLNIGTIGHVDHGKTTLTAAITKVLSDAGYCQAKSFDQIDNAPEEKERGITINTSHVEYETANRHYAHVDCPGHADYVKNMVTGAAQMDGAILVVAATDGPMPQTREHILLGRQVGIPRIVVFMNKVDMVDDAELLELVEMEIRDLLSFYEYDGDNGPVIQGSALGGLNNDAAWVPKILELMDAVDAWIEEPVRDVAKPFLMPVEDVFTITGRGTVATGRIETGIANTGDPVEIIGMGAEKLTSTITGVEMFRKILDRGEAGDNVGLLLRGIDKADIKRGMVIIKPGSVKPHAKFKAEVYILKKEEGGRHTPFHNNYRPQFYVRTTDVTGVISLPAGVEMVMPGDNLTIEVALLSPIAMNVGLRFAIREGGRTVGAGQVTEILE from the coding sequence ATGGCAAAGGAGAATTTTAATCGTTCCAAACCGCACTTAAACATAGGTACAATTGGACACGTGGATCACGGAAAAACTACATTAACTGCTGCAATTACAAAAGTATTGTCAGATGCTGGTTACTGTCAAGCAAAATCGTTTGATCAAATCGATAACGCTCCAGAGGAGAAAGAAAGAGGTATTACTATTAATACATCACACGTAGAGTATGAAACAGCTAACCGTCACTACGCTCACGTTGACTGTCCAGGTCACGCGGATTACGTAAAGAACATGGTTACTGGAGCAGCTCAAATGGACGGAGCTATCTTAGTAGTTGCTGCTACAGATGGTCCAATGCCACAAACTCGTGAGCACATCCTTTTAGGTCGTCAGGTTGGTATTCCAAGAATCGTTGTTTTCATGAACAAAGTGGATATGGTTGATGATGCTGAGTTGTTAGAGCTTGTTGAGATGGAAATTAGAGATTTATTATCTTTCTACGAATATGATGGAGATAATGGTCCAGTTATTCAAGGTTCTGCTTTAGGTGGATTGAATAATGATGCTGCATGGGTTCCTAAAATTTTAGAATTAATGGATGCTGTTGATGCTTGGATCGAAGAGCCAGTACGTGACGTAGCTAAACCATTCTTGATGCCAGTAGAGGACGTATTTACAATTACAGGTCGTGGAACTGTTGCTACAGGTCGTATCGAAACTGGTATTGCTAATACAGGAGATCCTGTTGAAATCATTGGTATGGGAGCTGAAAAATTAACTTCTACTATTACAGGAGTTGAGATGTTCCGTAAAATCCTTGATAGAGGAGAAGCAGGAGATAACGTAGGTTTATTGTTAAGAGGTATTGATAAAGCTGATATCAAAAGAGGTATGGTTATTATTAAGCCAGGTTCAGTAAAACCACACGCTAAATTCAAAGCTGAGGTTTATATCTTGAAAAAAGAAGAAGGTGGACGTCACACTCCATTCCACAATAACTACCGTCCACAGTTCTACGTACGTACAACTGACGTAACAGGAGTTATTTCTTTACCAGCAGGTGTAGAGATGGTAATGCCAGGTGATAACTTGACAATTGAGGTTGCTTTATTAAGTCCAATCGCAATGAACGTAGGTTTACGTTTTGCTATCCGTGAAGGTGGTAGAACAGTAGGTGCTGGTCAGGTTACTGAAATTTTAGAATAA
- a CDS encoding tyrosine-type recombinase/integrase, producing MKTNKDAFRDYLLLEKKYSPHTVGAYLNDILSFESFVSESFDQDNIDAVNYSHVRSWIVFLVDQDVSNVTVNRKMASLKAFYKFLLKSKQIEVNPMLKHKSLKTPKVVQVPFSEKELKDLLVEIEVPVGFEEVRDKLVIEMFYVTGMRRAELIHLMIKNVDRSAGVIKVLGKRNKERIIPILPIIQNQIDSYLKERDDLENIIDSDYFFISKKGLKLSESFVYRLINSYFSRVSEKVKKSPHVLRHTFATHLLNNGADLNSVKELLGHSSLASTQVYTHNSLAELKKVYKGAHPRNK from the coding sequence ATGAAAACAAATAAAGATGCTTTTAGAGATTATCTTTTGCTGGAGAAAAAATATTCTCCTCATACAGTTGGGGCGTATCTAAATGATATTTTGTCTTTTGAATCTTTTGTTTCTGAATCTTTTGATCAGGATAATATTGATGCTGTAAATTATAGTCATGTAAGAAGCTGGATTGTTTTTTTGGTAGATCAAGATGTTTCGAATGTTACGGTTAATAGAAAAATGGCTTCCTTAAAAGCATTTTATAAATTTCTTTTAAAATCAAAACAAATTGAGGTGAATCCAATGCTGAAGCATAAATCCTTGAAAACGCCAAAAGTTGTTCAGGTGCCTTTTTCGGAAAAAGAATTAAAAGATTTGCTGGTTGAAATAGAAGTTCCAGTTGGTTTTGAGGAAGTTCGTGACAAGCTTGTTATTGAGATGTTTTATGTTACGGGAATGCGTCGTGCGGAATTAATACATTTAATGATTAAAAATGTAGATCGATCTGCAGGTGTCATAAAAGTTTTAGGGAAAAGAAACAAAGAGCGTATTATTCCTATTTTGCCGATTATACAAAATCAGATTGATTCATATCTAAAGGAGCGGGATGATTTAGAGAATATAATTGATTCGGACTATTTTTTTATTTCGAAAAAAGGGTTAAAATTGAGTGAATCTTTTGTTTATCGATTAATAAATTCATACTTTAGTAGGGTCTCAGAAAAGGTGAAGAAAAGTCCGCATGTGCTTCGTCATACTTTTGCAACTCACTTATTGAATAATGGGGCAGATTTGAATTCAGTTAAAGAATTATTAGGGCATTCTAGTTTGGCGTCTACTCAAGTTTATACTCATAATAGTTTGGCGGAGCTTAAAAAAGTATATAAGGGTGCGCATCCTAGAAATAAGTGA
- the rplJ gene encoding 50S ribosomal protein L10, with product MTREEKSIAIENLTAQLAGTNIIYVSDISGLNAETTSNLRRACFKAGIKLEVVKNTLLAKAMEASANDYGDLPSVLTGNSAIFISDVANAPGKIIKDFRKKSDKPVLKGAFINNEVYIGDNQLDALATIKSKEELLGELIGLLQSPAQRIISALQNKFAGSEEEAEA from the coding sequence ATGACTAGAGAAGAAAAATCAATCGCGATTGAAAATTTAACTGCGCAGTTAGCTGGTACAAATATCATTTATGTATCTGATATTTCTGGATTAAACGCAGAAACAACTTCAAACTTACGTAGAGCTTGTTTTAAAGCAGGAATCAAATTAGAAGTTGTTAAGAACACTTTGCTTGCAAAAGCAATGGAAGCTTCTGCTAATGACTATGGTGATTTACCTTCAGTATTGACTGGTAATAGTGCTATATTCATTTCTGATGTAGCTAATGCTCCTGGGAAAATTATCAAAGATTTCCGTAAGAAATCTGATAAACCAGTTTTAAAAGGTGCTTTCATCAATAATGAAGTTTATATTGGAGATAATCAATTAGATGCATTAGCAACTATTAAATCTAAAGAAGAACTTCTTGGAGAGCTTATTGGATTGTTACAATCTCCAGCTCAAAGAATTATTTCTGCTTTGCAAAACAAATTCGCTGGTAGCGAAGAAGAAGCTGAAGCATAA
- a CDS encoding acyl-CoA dehydrogenase family protein, whose amino-acid sequence MNFDYNDTQLMIAQSIKDFAEKNIRPYIMEWDESQIFPIPLFKQLGEMGFMGVLVPEEYGGSGLGYHEYVTIIEEISKVDPSIGLSVAAHNSLCTNHILTFGNDEQKKKWLPKLATAEYIGAWGLTEHNTGSDAGGMNTTAVKDGDHWIVNGAKNFITHAISGDIAVVVVRTGEKGDSKGMTAFVFEKGMPGFSSGRKENKLGMRASETAELVFDNCRVPDENRLGEVGQGFVQAMKILDGGRISIGALSLGIAKGAYEAALKYSKERHQFGQPISNFQGISFKLADMATEIEASELLLHKAAFLKQQHKPVTTLGAMAKMYASEACVKVANDAVQIHGGYGYTKDFPVEKFYRDSKLCTIGEGTTEIQKLVISRNLLKE is encoded by the coding sequence ATGAACTTTGATTATAACGACACGCAGTTGATGATAGCTCAGTCTATAAAAGATTTTGCTGAAAAAAATATTAGGCCTTATATAATGGAGTGGGATGAATCGCAGATTTTCCCAATCCCATTATTCAAGCAACTTGGAGAAATGGGTTTTATGGGGGTTTTGGTTCCGGAAGAATATGGAGGTTCAGGTTTAGGATATCATGAATATGTTACTATAATTGAAGAGATTTCAAAAGTAGATCCTTCGATAGGATTGTCAGTTGCGGCGCATAATTCTTTATGTACCAATCATATTTTAACTTTTGGGAACGACGAACAAAAGAAAAAATGGCTTCCAAAATTAGCAACAGCTGAATATATAGGAGCGTGGGGGTTGACAGAACATAATACAGGTTCTGATGCAGGAGGAATGAATACGACCGCTGTAAAAGATGGCGATCATTGGATAGTAAATGGTGCAAAAAACTTTATAACACACGCAATTTCTGGTGATATTGCAGTTGTTGTTGTACGAACTGGTGAAAAAGGAGATTCAAAAGGAATGACTGCTTTTGTTTTTGAAAAAGGAATGCCAGGTTTTTCATCAGGCAGAAAAGAAAATAAATTGGGAATGAGGGCAAGCGAAACGGCGGAGTTAGTTTTTGACAATTGTCGTGTGCCGGATGAAAATAGATTAGGAGAAGTAGGGCAGGGCTTTGTTCAGGCGATGAAAATTTTAGATGGCGGCAGGATTTCCATCGGAGCTTTATCTTTAGGAATAGCAAAAGGAGCTTACGAGGCTGCATTAAAATATTCAAAAGAAAGGCATCAATTCGGTCAGCCTATAAGTAATTTTCAAGGAATTTCTTTTAAATTGGCAGACATGGCAACTGAGATTGAAGCCTCTGAGTTATTACTGCATAAAGCGGCTTTCTTGAAACAACAGCATAAGCCAGTAACTACGTTGGGAGCAATGGCAAAAATGTATGCGTCTGAAGCCTGCGTTAAAGTAGCCAACGATGCTGTTCAAATTCATGGGGGATATGGTTATACAAAAGATTTTCCAGTAGAAAAGTTCTATAGAGATTCGAAACTATGTACTATTGGTGAAGGAACAACTGAAATTCAAAAGTTAGTTATTTCAAGGAATTTATTGAAAGAGTAA
- a CDS encoding DUF2851 family protein — protein MREDFLHYLWKFKKFDLLNLKTVQGEVITIIKTGDYLELSGPDFFNAHIKIGNQKWAGNVEIHLKSSDWYLHNHEKDPSYTNVILHVVWENDTPIFREDNTEIPVLVLQDYVAKEVVDNYQSLLSPKTWISCEKQIKDIDYFVLKSWQERLFFERLERKSKFIHELLEETNQDWEAVLFCLLAKNFGLNTNGTSFLQISKAIPFSIIRKESFEIENLEALLFGTAGLLDSDKEDLYFEDLKFRYYYLLHKYQLEKTIVFPVQFFKLRPDNFPTIRLSQLAGLYHKHQNLFSKIIELKSLKSVYELFNISASLYWQNHYQFDKESPRKAKVLSKSFLDLIVVNTIIPLQFAYSFMMGEEISENLIDFMNEVAPEKNAIIDKFTLFGIKAQTAFESQTLLELKNEYCNKKSCLNCALGIELLKNNSN, from the coding sequence ATGAGAGAAGACTTTCTTCATTATCTCTGGAAATTCAAGAAGTTTGATCTTTTGAATTTGAAAACTGTTCAAGGCGAGGTAATTACCATTATAAAAACTGGAGATTATTTAGAACTTTCGGGACCTGATTTTTTTAATGCTCATATTAAAATTGGAAATCAAAAATGGGCGGGCAATGTAGAAATACATTTAAAATCTTCTGATTGGTATTTACACAATCACGAAAAAGATCCTTCATATACAAACGTAATTCTTCATGTGGTTTGGGAAAATGATACTCCTATTTTTAGGGAAGATAATACGGAAATACCCGTTTTAGTTCTTCAAGATTATGTTGCAAAGGAAGTAGTTGACAATTACCAGTCATTGCTTTCGCCTAAAACATGGATTTCTTGCGAGAAACAGATAAAAGACATTGATTATTTTGTTTTGAAGAGCTGGCAGGAAAGACTGTTTTTTGAGCGTTTAGAGCGTAAATCAAAGTTTATTCACGAATTACTGGAAGAAACAAATCAAGATTGGGAAGCAGTTTTATTTTGTCTATTAGCAAAGAATTTTGGTTTAAATACAAACGGAACTTCTTTTTTACAAATATCCAAAGCAATTCCGTTTTCAATTATAAGAAAGGAAAGTTTTGAAATAGAGAATTTAGAAGCATTGCTTTTTGGAACTGCAGGTTTGTTAGATTCGGACAAAGAAGATCTTTACTTTGAAGATCTAAAGTTTAGATATTATTACTTACTCCATAAATATCAATTAGAAAAAACAATTGTTTTCCCAGTGCAGTTTTTTAAGCTTCGTCCTGATAATTTCCCTACAATTCGACTTTCTCAATTGGCAGGTTTATATCATAAACATCAAAATTTATTTTCTAAAATTATTGAGTTGAAATCTCTAAAAAGCGTTTATGAATTATTCAATATTTCAGCAAGTCTATATTGGCAAAACCATTACCAATTTGATAAAGAAAGTCCAAGGAAAGCAAAAGTCCTATCAAAATCATTTTTAGATTTAATTGTCGTAAACACTATAATACCGCTTCAGTTTGCTTACTCATTTATGATGGGAGAAGAGATTTCAGAAAATTTGATTGATTTTATGAATGAAGTTGCTCCTGAAAAAAATGCAATAATAGACAAATTTACTTTGTTCGGAATAAAGGCTCAAACTGCATTTGAAAGTCAGACATTACTAGAGCTCAAAAACGAATACTGCAATAAGAAATCTTGCTTGAATTGCGCTTTGGGGATAGAACTTCTTAAAAATAATTCGAATTAG